In Dermochelys coriacea isolate rDerCor1 chromosome 10, rDerCor1.pri.v4, whole genome shotgun sequence, one DNA window encodes the following:
- the LOC119862025 gene encoding peptidyl-prolyl cis-trans isomerase FKBP8-like isoform X6, with product MELEPGQGVAAQTPPPQPPRVAGSAEPLGAGLRVCRVAGLGLAEGPAGMIGPQPSPQLEDPSARAKAHEPLEMRQAGKEGAEASQRANQPASAGPAAALELEGSPCLGRVVKFLLPHTTIEAPLPQEEEQQFYQGLERLLGPKYGRFGQLFAAAGWADVTEDRFLRKLLVREGQGEASRPQPGQEVTVKLLGVLEDGSLVEKDPALTFTLEQGDVIQALELGVQSMQLGEVSFLLTSFQYAYGHLGRDPDIPSDASLLYEVTLLQIRDSSDLGLLPPSTRISLSKQKRERGNFHFEREEYQRAMQSYQLALGILDSPGAVRDKRLAEELQEHQVKCLNNCAASQLKLQLFEEVLTSCSAVLHIDPDNVKALYRKGKLLSERGEDQEAMNILKRALQLEPTAKVTPWKLLFGAVAVALGSMVTSIFLTTRN from the exons ATGGAATTAGAGCCGGGGCAGGGCGTCGCTGCCCAGACACCCCCGCCGCAGCCTCCCCGGGTCGCTGGCTCGGCAGAgcccctgggagctgggctgcGAGTCTGCCGCGTGGCTGGCCTGGGACTTGCGGAGGGGCCCGCGGGGATGATCGGACCGCAGCCGAGCCCGCAGCTAGAGGACCCCTCTGCCAGGGCCAAAGCCCACGAGCCTCTGGAGATGCGGCAggcggggaaggagggagcagaggCGAGCCAGCGGGCCAACCAGCCCGCGTCAGCTGGGCCAGCAGCGGCCCTGGAGCTGGAGGGAAGCCCTTGTCTGGGGAGGGTGGTCAAGTTCCTCCTGCCTCACACTACAATTgaggcccccctgccccaggaggaggagcagcaattCTACCAGGGGCTGGAGCGCCTGCTGGGACCAAAGTATGGCCGCTTCGGGCAGCTGTTCGCAGCCGCTGGCTGGGCAGATGTCACAG AGGACAGATTCCTGAGGAAGTTGCTGGTGAGAGAAGGCCAAGGAGAGGCAAGCAGGCCCCAGCCAGGCCAGGAGGTGACGGTGAAGCTGCTGGGGGTTCTGGAGGATGGTAGCTTGGTGGAGAAGGATCCAGCACTGACTTTCACCCTGGAGCAGGGGGACGTCATACAG GCCCTGGAGCTCGGTGTCCAGTCCATGCAGCTAGGAGAGGTGTCCTTCCTTCTCACCAGCTTCCAGTATGCTTACGGTCACCTGGGCAG GGACCCTGATATCCCATCGGATGCCTCATTACTGTATGAGGTGACCCTGCTACAGATCCGGGACAGCTCCGATCTGGGGCTCCTGCCACCCTCCACGCGAATCAGCCTCAGCAAGCAGAAGAGGGAGCGAGGGAACTTCCATTTTGAGCGGGAGGAGTACCAGCGGGCCATGCAATCCTACCAGCTGGCCCTGGGCATCCTGGACTCACCTGGTGCAG TCAGAGATAAGAGGCTGGCAGAGGAGCTGCAAGAGCATCAAGTGAAATGTCTTAATAACTGTGCAGCTTCCCAGCTGAAGCTGCAGCTGTTTGAGGAGGTGTTGACATCATGCAGTGCAGTACTGCACATCGACCCCGACAACGTGAAGGCTCTCTACAGGAAAGGAAAG CTGCTGTCAGAACGAGGAGAGGACCAGGAAGCCATGAATATCCTAAAGAGagccctgcagcttgagcccaCCGCGAAG GTCACCCCCTGGAAGTTGCTTTTTGGTGCTGTGGCTGTGGCTCTGGGCAGCATGGTGACCTCCATCTTTCTGACAACACGGAACTGA
- the LOC119862025 gene encoding peptidyl-prolyl cis-trans isomerase FKBP8-like isoform X3 has translation MELEPGQGVAAQTPPPQPPRVAGSAEPLGAGLRVCRVAGLGLAEGPAGMIGPQPSPQLEDPSARAKAHEPLEMRQAGKEGAEASQRANQPASAGPAAALELEGSPCLGRVVKFLLPHTTIEAPLPQEEEQQFYQGLERLLGPKYGRFGQLFAAAGWADVTEDRFLRKLLVREGQGEASRPQPGQEVTVKLLGVLEDGSLVEKDPALTFTLEQGDVIQALELGVQSMQLGEVSFLLTSFQYAYGHLGRDPDIPSDASLLYEVTLLQIRDSSDLGLLPPSTRISLSKQKRERGNFHFEREEYQRAMQSYQLALGILDSPGAVPPSPEEEEELQEHQVKCLNNCAASQLKLQLFEEVLTSCSAVLHIDPDNVKALYRKGKLLSERGEDQEAMNILKRALQLEPTAKAIHAELSKLAKRQKGQPERPAPTDVDDLVQPAACQSTWVTPWKLLFGAVAVALGSMVTSIFLTTRN, from the exons ATGGAATTAGAGCCGGGGCAGGGCGTCGCTGCCCAGACACCCCCGCCGCAGCCTCCCCGGGTCGCTGGCTCGGCAGAgcccctgggagctgggctgcGAGTCTGCCGCGTGGCTGGCCTGGGACTTGCGGAGGGGCCCGCGGGGATGATCGGACCGCAGCCGAGCCCGCAGCTAGAGGACCCCTCTGCCAGGGCCAAAGCCCACGAGCCTCTGGAGATGCGGCAggcggggaaggagggagcagaggCGAGCCAGCGGGCCAACCAGCCCGCGTCAGCTGGGCCAGCAGCGGCCCTGGAGCTGGAGGGAAGCCCTTGTCTGGGGAGGGTGGTCAAGTTCCTCCTGCCTCACACTACAATTgaggcccccctgccccaggaggaggagcagcaattCTACCAGGGGCTGGAGCGCCTGCTGGGACCAAAGTATGGCCGCTTCGGGCAGCTGTTCGCAGCCGCTGGCTGGGCAGATGTCACAG AGGACAGATTCCTGAGGAAGTTGCTGGTGAGAGAAGGCCAAGGAGAGGCAAGCAGGCCCCAGCCAGGCCAGGAGGTGACGGTGAAGCTGCTGGGGGTTCTGGAGGATGGTAGCTTGGTGGAGAAGGATCCAGCACTGACTTTCACCCTGGAGCAGGGGGACGTCATACAG GCCCTGGAGCTCGGTGTCCAGTCCATGCAGCTAGGAGAGGTGTCCTTCCTTCTCACCAGCTTCCAGTATGCTTACGGTCACCTGGGCAG GGACCCTGATATCCCATCGGATGCCTCATTACTGTATGAGGTGACCCTGCTACAGATCCGGGACAGCTCCGATCTGGGGCTCCTGCCACCCTCCACGCGAATCAGCCTCAGCAAGCAGAAGAGGGAGCGAGGGAACTTCCATTTTGAGCGGGAGGAGTACCAGCGGGCCATGCAATCCTACCAGCTGGCCCTGGGCATCCTGGACTCACCTGGTGCAG TCCCTCCAAGCCccgaggaggaagaggagctgcaAGAGCATCAAGTGAAATGTCTTAATAACTGTGCAGCTTCCCAGCTGAAGCTGCAGCTGTTTGAGGAGGTGTTGACATCATGCAGTGCAGTACTGCACATCGACCCCGACAACGTGAAGGCTCTCTACAGGAAAGGAAAG CTGCTGTCAGAACGAGGAGAGGACCAGGAAGCCATGAATATCCTAAAGAGagccctgcagcttgagcccaCCGCGAAG GCAATTCACGCTGAGCTCTCAAAGCTAGCGAAGCGTCAGAAAGGGCAGCCAGAACGCCCTGCCCCCACAGACGTGGACGACCTGGTGCAGCCAGCAGCGTGCCAGAGCACATGG GTCACCCCCTGGAAGTTGCTTTTTGGTGCTGTGGCTGTGGCTCTGGGCAGCATGGTGACCTCCATCTTTCTGACAACACGGAACTGA
- the LOC119862025 gene encoding peptidyl-prolyl cis-trans isomerase FKBP8-like isoform X5 yields the protein MELEPGQGVAAQTPPPQPPRVAGSAEPLGAGLRVCRVAGLGLAEGPAGMIGPQPSPQLEDPSARAKAHEPLEMRQAGKEGAEASQRANQPASAGPAAALELEGSPCLGRVVKFLLPHTTIEAPLPQEEEQQFYQGLERLLGPKYGRFGQLFAAAGWADVTEDRFLRKLLVREGQGEASRPQPGQEVTVKLLGVLEDGSLVEKDPALTFTLEQGDVIQALELGVQSMQLGEVSFLLTSFQYAYGHLGRDPDIPSDASLLYEVTLLQIRDSSDLGLLPPSTRISLSKQKRERGNFHFEREEYQRAMQSYQLALGILDSPGAVPPSPEEEEELQEHQVKCLNNCAASQLKLQLFEEVLTSCSAVLHIDPDNVKALYRKGKLLSERGEDQEAMNILKRALQLEPTAKVTPWKLLFGAVAVALGSMVTSIFLTTRN from the exons ATGGAATTAGAGCCGGGGCAGGGCGTCGCTGCCCAGACACCCCCGCCGCAGCCTCCCCGGGTCGCTGGCTCGGCAGAgcccctgggagctgggctgcGAGTCTGCCGCGTGGCTGGCCTGGGACTTGCGGAGGGGCCCGCGGGGATGATCGGACCGCAGCCGAGCCCGCAGCTAGAGGACCCCTCTGCCAGGGCCAAAGCCCACGAGCCTCTGGAGATGCGGCAggcggggaaggagggagcagaggCGAGCCAGCGGGCCAACCAGCCCGCGTCAGCTGGGCCAGCAGCGGCCCTGGAGCTGGAGGGAAGCCCTTGTCTGGGGAGGGTGGTCAAGTTCCTCCTGCCTCACACTACAATTgaggcccccctgccccaggaggaggagcagcaattCTACCAGGGGCTGGAGCGCCTGCTGGGACCAAAGTATGGCCGCTTCGGGCAGCTGTTCGCAGCCGCTGGCTGGGCAGATGTCACAG AGGACAGATTCCTGAGGAAGTTGCTGGTGAGAGAAGGCCAAGGAGAGGCAAGCAGGCCCCAGCCAGGCCAGGAGGTGACGGTGAAGCTGCTGGGGGTTCTGGAGGATGGTAGCTTGGTGGAGAAGGATCCAGCACTGACTTTCACCCTGGAGCAGGGGGACGTCATACAG GCCCTGGAGCTCGGTGTCCAGTCCATGCAGCTAGGAGAGGTGTCCTTCCTTCTCACCAGCTTCCAGTATGCTTACGGTCACCTGGGCAG GGACCCTGATATCCCATCGGATGCCTCATTACTGTATGAGGTGACCCTGCTACAGATCCGGGACAGCTCCGATCTGGGGCTCCTGCCACCCTCCACGCGAATCAGCCTCAGCAAGCAGAAGAGGGAGCGAGGGAACTTCCATTTTGAGCGGGAGGAGTACCAGCGGGCCATGCAATCCTACCAGCTGGCCCTGGGCATCCTGGACTCACCTGGTGCAG TCCCTCCAAGCCccgaggaggaagaggagctgcaAGAGCATCAAGTGAAATGTCTTAATAACTGTGCAGCTTCCCAGCTGAAGCTGCAGCTGTTTGAGGAGGTGTTGACATCATGCAGTGCAGTACTGCACATCGACCCCGACAACGTGAAGGCTCTCTACAGGAAAGGAAAG CTGCTGTCAGAACGAGGAGAGGACCAGGAAGCCATGAATATCCTAAAGAGagccctgcagcttgagcccaCCGCGAAG GTCACCCCCTGGAAGTTGCTTTTTGGTGCTGTGGCTGTGGCTCTGGGCAGCATGGTGACCTCCATCTTTCTGACAACACGGAACTGA
- the LOC119862025 gene encoding peptidyl-prolyl cis-trans isomerase FKBP8-like isoform X4, whose product MELEPGQGVAAQTPPPQPPRVAGSAEPLGAGLRVCRVAGLGLAEGPAGMIGPQPSPQLEDPSARAKAHEPLEMRQAGKEGAEASQRANQPASAGPAAALELEGSPCLGRVVKFLLPHTTIEAPLPQEEEQQFYQGLERLLGPKYGRFGQLFAAAGWADVTEDRFLRKLLVREGQGEASRPQPGQEVTVKLLGVLEDGSLVEKDPALTFTLEQGDVIQALELGVQSMQLGEVSFLLTSFQYAYGHLGRDPDIPSDASLLYEVTLLQIRDSSDLGLLPPSTRISLSKQKRERGNFHFEREEYQRAMQSYQLALGILDSPGAVPPSPEEEEELQEHQVKCLNNCAASQLKLQLFEEVLTSCSAVLHIDPDNVKALYRKGKLLSERGEDQEAMNILKRALQLEPTAKAIHAELSKLAKRQKGQPERPAPTDVDDLVQPAACQSTWMDPNDPKPFKDTS is encoded by the exons ATGGAATTAGAGCCGGGGCAGGGCGTCGCTGCCCAGACACCCCCGCCGCAGCCTCCCCGGGTCGCTGGCTCGGCAGAgcccctgggagctgggctgcGAGTCTGCCGCGTGGCTGGCCTGGGACTTGCGGAGGGGCCCGCGGGGATGATCGGACCGCAGCCGAGCCCGCAGCTAGAGGACCCCTCTGCCAGGGCCAAAGCCCACGAGCCTCTGGAGATGCGGCAggcggggaaggagggagcagaggCGAGCCAGCGGGCCAACCAGCCCGCGTCAGCTGGGCCAGCAGCGGCCCTGGAGCTGGAGGGAAGCCCTTGTCTGGGGAGGGTGGTCAAGTTCCTCCTGCCTCACACTACAATTgaggcccccctgccccaggaggaggagcagcaattCTACCAGGGGCTGGAGCGCCTGCTGGGACCAAAGTATGGCCGCTTCGGGCAGCTGTTCGCAGCCGCTGGCTGGGCAGATGTCACAG AGGACAGATTCCTGAGGAAGTTGCTGGTGAGAGAAGGCCAAGGAGAGGCAAGCAGGCCCCAGCCAGGCCAGGAGGTGACGGTGAAGCTGCTGGGGGTTCTGGAGGATGGTAGCTTGGTGGAGAAGGATCCAGCACTGACTTTCACCCTGGAGCAGGGGGACGTCATACAG GCCCTGGAGCTCGGTGTCCAGTCCATGCAGCTAGGAGAGGTGTCCTTCCTTCTCACCAGCTTCCAGTATGCTTACGGTCACCTGGGCAG GGACCCTGATATCCCATCGGATGCCTCATTACTGTATGAGGTGACCCTGCTACAGATCCGGGACAGCTCCGATCTGGGGCTCCTGCCACCCTCCACGCGAATCAGCCTCAGCAAGCAGAAGAGGGAGCGAGGGAACTTCCATTTTGAGCGGGAGGAGTACCAGCGGGCCATGCAATCCTACCAGCTGGCCCTGGGCATCCTGGACTCACCTGGTGCAG TCCCTCCAAGCCccgaggaggaagaggagctgcaAGAGCATCAAGTGAAATGTCTTAATAACTGTGCAGCTTCCCAGCTGAAGCTGCAGCTGTTTGAGGAGGTGTTGACATCATGCAGTGCAGTACTGCACATCGACCCCGACAACGTGAAGGCTCTCTACAGGAAAGGAAAG CTGCTGTCAGAACGAGGAGAGGACCAGGAAGCCATGAATATCCTAAAGAGagccctgcagcttgagcccaCCGCGAAG GCAATTCACGCTGAGCTCTCAAAGCTAGCGAAGCGTCAGAAAGGGCAGCCAGAACGCCCTGCCCCCACAGACGTGGACGACCTGGTGCAGCCAGCAGCGTGCCAGAGCACATGG ATGGACCCTAATGACCCAAAGCCATTTAAGGACACTAGCTGA
- the LOC119862025 gene encoding peptidyl-prolyl cis-trans isomerase FKBP8-like isoform X1, producing the protein MELEPGQGVAAQTPPPQPPRVAGSAEPLGAGLRVCRVAGLGLAEGPAGMIGPQPSPQLEDPSARAKAHEPLEMRQAGKEGAEASQRANQPASAGPAAALELEGSPCLGRVVKFLLPHTTIEAPLPQEEEQQFYQGLERLLGPKYGRFGQLFAAAGWADVTEDRFLRKLLVREGQGEASRPQPGQEVTVKLLGVLEDGSLVEKDPALTFTLEQGDVIQALELGVQSMQLGEVSFLLTSFQYAYGHLGRDPDIPSDASLLYEVTLLQIRDSSDLGLLPPSTRISLSKQKRERGNFHFEREEYQRAMQSYQLALGILDSPGAVPPSPEEEEELQEHQVKCLNNCAASQLKLQLFEEVLTSCSAVLHIDPDNVKALYRKGKLLSERGEDQEAMNILKRALQLEPTAKAIHAELSKLAKRQKGQPERPAPTDVDDLVQPAACQSTWVHRLGPTGTLVLLLHQNSASPLQSLVAVTPMSASKI; encoded by the exons ATGGAATTAGAGCCGGGGCAGGGCGTCGCTGCCCAGACACCCCCGCCGCAGCCTCCCCGGGTCGCTGGCTCGGCAGAgcccctgggagctgggctgcGAGTCTGCCGCGTGGCTGGCCTGGGACTTGCGGAGGGGCCCGCGGGGATGATCGGACCGCAGCCGAGCCCGCAGCTAGAGGACCCCTCTGCCAGGGCCAAAGCCCACGAGCCTCTGGAGATGCGGCAggcggggaaggagggagcagaggCGAGCCAGCGGGCCAACCAGCCCGCGTCAGCTGGGCCAGCAGCGGCCCTGGAGCTGGAGGGAAGCCCTTGTCTGGGGAGGGTGGTCAAGTTCCTCCTGCCTCACACTACAATTgaggcccccctgccccaggaggaggagcagcaattCTACCAGGGGCTGGAGCGCCTGCTGGGACCAAAGTATGGCCGCTTCGGGCAGCTGTTCGCAGCCGCTGGCTGGGCAGATGTCACAG AGGACAGATTCCTGAGGAAGTTGCTGGTGAGAGAAGGCCAAGGAGAGGCAAGCAGGCCCCAGCCAGGCCAGGAGGTGACGGTGAAGCTGCTGGGGGTTCTGGAGGATGGTAGCTTGGTGGAGAAGGATCCAGCACTGACTTTCACCCTGGAGCAGGGGGACGTCATACAG GCCCTGGAGCTCGGTGTCCAGTCCATGCAGCTAGGAGAGGTGTCCTTCCTTCTCACCAGCTTCCAGTATGCTTACGGTCACCTGGGCAG GGACCCTGATATCCCATCGGATGCCTCATTACTGTATGAGGTGACCCTGCTACAGATCCGGGACAGCTCCGATCTGGGGCTCCTGCCACCCTCCACGCGAATCAGCCTCAGCAAGCAGAAGAGGGAGCGAGGGAACTTCCATTTTGAGCGGGAGGAGTACCAGCGGGCCATGCAATCCTACCAGCTGGCCCTGGGCATCCTGGACTCACCTGGTGCAG TCCCTCCAAGCCccgaggaggaagaggagctgcaAGAGCATCAAGTGAAATGTCTTAATAACTGTGCAGCTTCCCAGCTGAAGCTGCAGCTGTTTGAGGAGGTGTTGACATCATGCAGTGCAGTACTGCACATCGACCCCGACAACGTGAAGGCTCTCTACAGGAAAGGAAAG CTGCTGTCAGAACGAGGAGAGGACCAGGAAGCCATGAATATCCTAAAGAGagccctgcagcttgagcccaCCGCGAAG GCAATTCACGCTGAGCTCTCAAAGCTAGCGAAGCGTCAGAAAGGGCAGCCAGAACGCCCTGCCCCCACAGACGTGGACGACCTGGTGCAGCCAGCAGCGTGCCAGAGCACATGGGTACATAGGCTTGGCCCAACCGGGACACTGGTGCTGCTCCTGCACCAGAACTCTGCCTCCCCATTACAGTCCCTGGTCGCAGTTACGCCCATGTCTGCATCCAAAATATAA
- the LOC119862025 gene encoding peptidyl-prolyl cis-trans isomerase FKBP8-like isoform X2 produces MELEPGQGVAAQTPPPQPPRVAGSAEPLGAGLRVCRVAGLGLAEGPAGMIGPQPSPQLEDPSARAKAHEPLEMRQAGKEGAEASQRANQPASAGPAAALELEGSPCLGRVVKFLLPHTTIEAPLPQEEEQQFYQGLERLLGPKYGRFGQLFAAAGWADVTEDRFLRKLLVREGQGEASRPQPGQEVTVKLLGVLEDGSLVEKDPALTFTLEQGDVIQALELGVQSMQLGEVSFLLTSFQYAYGHLGRDPDIPSDASLLYEVTLLQIRDSSDLGLLPPSTRISLSKQKRERGNFHFEREEYQRAMQSYQLALGILDSPGAVRDKRLAEELQEHQVKCLNNCAASQLKLQLFEEVLTSCSAVLHIDPDNVKALYRKGKLLSERGEDQEAMNILKRALQLEPTAKAIHAELSKLAKRQKGQPERPAPTDVDDLVQPAACQSTWVHRLGPTGTLVLLLHQNSASPLQSLVAVTPMSASKI; encoded by the exons ATGGAATTAGAGCCGGGGCAGGGCGTCGCTGCCCAGACACCCCCGCCGCAGCCTCCCCGGGTCGCTGGCTCGGCAGAgcccctgggagctgggctgcGAGTCTGCCGCGTGGCTGGCCTGGGACTTGCGGAGGGGCCCGCGGGGATGATCGGACCGCAGCCGAGCCCGCAGCTAGAGGACCCCTCTGCCAGGGCCAAAGCCCACGAGCCTCTGGAGATGCGGCAggcggggaaggagggagcagaggCGAGCCAGCGGGCCAACCAGCCCGCGTCAGCTGGGCCAGCAGCGGCCCTGGAGCTGGAGGGAAGCCCTTGTCTGGGGAGGGTGGTCAAGTTCCTCCTGCCTCACACTACAATTgaggcccccctgccccaggaggaggagcagcaattCTACCAGGGGCTGGAGCGCCTGCTGGGACCAAAGTATGGCCGCTTCGGGCAGCTGTTCGCAGCCGCTGGCTGGGCAGATGTCACAG AGGACAGATTCCTGAGGAAGTTGCTGGTGAGAGAAGGCCAAGGAGAGGCAAGCAGGCCCCAGCCAGGCCAGGAGGTGACGGTGAAGCTGCTGGGGGTTCTGGAGGATGGTAGCTTGGTGGAGAAGGATCCAGCACTGACTTTCACCCTGGAGCAGGGGGACGTCATACAG GCCCTGGAGCTCGGTGTCCAGTCCATGCAGCTAGGAGAGGTGTCCTTCCTTCTCACCAGCTTCCAGTATGCTTACGGTCACCTGGGCAG GGACCCTGATATCCCATCGGATGCCTCATTACTGTATGAGGTGACCCTGCTACAGATCCGGGACAGCTCCGATCTGGGGCTCCTGCCACCCTCCACGCGAATCAGCCTCAGCAAGCAGAAGAGGGAGCGAGGGAACTTCCATTTTGAGCGGGAGGAGTACCAGCGGGCCATGCAATCCTACCAGCTGGCCCTGGGCATCCTGGACTCACCTGGTGCAG TCAGAGATAAGAGGCTGGCAGAGGAGCTGCAAGAGCATCAAGTGAAATGTCTTAATAACTGTGCAGCTTCCCAGCTGAAGCTGCAGCTGTTTGAGGAGGTGTTGACATCATGCAGTGCAGTACTGCACATCGACCCCGACAACGTGAAGGCTCTCTACAGGAAAGGAAAG CTGCTGTCAGAACGAGGAGAGGACCAGGAAGCCATGAATATCCTAAAGAGagccctgcagcttgagcccaCCGCGAAG GCAATTCACGCTGAGCTCTCAAAGCTAGCGAAGCGTCAGAAAGGGCAGCCAGAACGCCCTGCCCCCACAGACGTGGACGACCTGGTGCAGCCAGCAGCGTGCCAGAGCACATGGGTACATAGGCTTGGCCCAACCGGGACACTGGTGCTGCTCCTGCACCAGAACTCTGCCTCCCCATTACAGTCCCTGGTCGCAGTTACGCCCATGTCTGCATCCAAAATATAA